In a genomic window of Salvelinus fontinalis isolate EN_2023a chromosome 7, ASM2944872v1, whole genome shotgun sequence:
- the LOC129859121 gene encoding YTH domain-containing family protein 3-like, which produces MSATTVDQRPKGQGNKVQNGSMHQKDGVNDEDFEPYLSSQTNQNNSYPPMSDPYIPSYYAPSIGFPYSLGEAPWSTAGDPPMPYLTTYGQMSNGEHHFIPDGVFSQPGALGNTPPFLSQHGFNFFPGNADYSTWGTSVSQGQSTQSNAYSNSYGYTPSSLGRAIADGQAGFSSDAQLSKVPVLSSIEQGMTGLKLGTDMGAAVTKTVGSPLGGMSSMAANSMPPLVSSSAPKPTSWAAIARKPAKPQPKVKPKANMGMGGPAIPPPPIKHNMNIGTWDDKGSLNKPPLAQTMMPPQTMVQQTLMGQPLLQSPLPHQHQPQHQPQHQHQQHHQPFQLQSLQSPQHPQQIPPGPPHPHQHPHQNFSSQPGPPQPMHQHQHSQLPPQNRWVAPRNRGTFNQGGAEGFGMGVGGVPLSASPCSGEVHPVLEKLRSLNNYNPKDFDWNLKNGRVFIIKSYSEDDIHRSIKYSIWCSTEHGNKRLDGAYRSLGAKGPLYLLFSVNGSGHFCGVAEMRSPVDYNSYAGVWSQDKWKGKFEVKWAFVKDVPNNQLRHIRLENNDNKPVTNSRDTQEVPLEKAKQVLKIIATFKHTTSIFDDFAHYENRQEEEEALRRERNRNQQ; this is translated from the exons AATAACAGCTACCCACCAATGTCCGACCCCTACATACCCAGCTACTATGCTCCCTCCATAGGCTTCCCTTACTCCCTGGGAGAGGCGCCCTGGTCCACCGCGGGGGATCCCCCCATGCCCTACCTGACCACCTATGGACAGATGAGCAACGGCGAGCACCACTTTATCCCCGACGGAGTGTTCAGCCAGCCGGGCGCCCTGGGCAACACCCCTCCCTTCCTCAGCCAGCATGGCTTCAACTTCTTCCCTGGAAACGCAGACTATTCCACCTGGGGCACTAGTGTCTCTCAGGGCCAGTCCACACAGAGCAATGCctatagtaatagttatggtTACACCCCTAGTTCCCTGGGGAGGGCTATAGCTGACGGACAGGCGGGCTTCAGCAGTGACGCCCAGCTCAGTAAGGTCCCGGTGCTGAGCAGCATCGAGCAGGGCATGACTGGGTTAAAACTGGGAACGGACATGGGCGCCGCCGTCACCAAGACTGTCGGCTCTCCTCTCGGGGGCATGAGTAGCATGGCGGCCAATAGCATGCCACCGTTGGTTAGTTCCTCAGCCCCCAAACCCACGTCCTGGGCGGCCATCGCCAGGAAGCCGGCCAAGCCCCAGCCCAAGGTCAAGCCCAAAGCCAACATGGGGATGGGGGGCCCTGCCATTCCCCCGCCGCCCATCAAGCACAACATGAACATTGGCACCTGGGACGATAAGGGCTCCCTCAACAAGCCCCCCTTAGCTCAGACCATGATGCCCCCTCAGACCATGGTGCAGCAGACCCTGATGGGCCAGCCCCTGCTGCAGAGCCCTCTGCCCCACCAACATCAGCCCCAACATCAGCCCCAGCACCAACACCAGCAGCACCACCAACCCTTTCAGCTGCAGtcgctccagtccccccaacaccCCCAGCAGATCCCCCCAGGCCCCCCTCACccccaccaacacccccaccagaACTTTTCCTCCCAGCCCGGCCCCCCTCAACCCATGCATCAACACCAACACTCCCAGCTCCCACCCCAGAACCGCTGGGTGGCTCCTCGGAACAGGGGCACCTTCAACCAGGGAGGGGCGGAAGGCTTTGGGATGGGTGTTGGTGGGGTTCCCCTCAGTGCCTCTCCCTGCTCCGGGGAGGTGCACCCCGTGTTAGAGAAACTGCGGTCCCTCAACAACTACAACCCCAAAGACTTTGACTGGAACCTGAAGAACGGCCGTGTGTTCATCATCAAGAGCTACTCTGAGGACGACATCCACCGCTCCATCAAGTACTCTATCTGGTGCAGCACCGAGCACGGCAACAAGCGCCTGGACGGGGCCTACCGCTCGCTGGGGGCCAAGGGGCCCCTCTACCTGCTGTTCAGCGTCAACGGCAGTGGTCATTTCTGCGGCGTGGCAGAGATGCGCTCGCCCGTGGATTACAACTCCTACGCAGGCGTCTGGTCTCAGGACAAGTGGAAGGGCAAGTTTGAGGTGAAGTGGGCGTTTGTGAAGGACGTGCCCAACAACCAGCTGAGGCACATCAGGCTGGAGAACAATGACAACAAGCCCGTCACCAACTCCAGGGACACTCAGGAGGTGCCTCTGGAGAAGGCAAAGCAAGTGCTTAAAATTATCGCAACTTTCAAGCATACCACCTCAATCTTTGATGACTTTGCACATTATGAGAACCgccaggaggaggaagaggcccTGCGGAGG gaGCGGAATAGAAATCAACAGTAA